A portion of the Stegostoma tigrinum isolate sSteTig4 chromosome 46, sSteTig4.hap1, whole genome shotgun sequence genome contains these proteins:
- the LOC125449640 gene encoding probable G-protein coupled receptor 139 gives MKRKKKEIIMSQEIVLGKSIAFKHNKSPGPDTLELRRFNDPRNGSRNIDALPAFCRLLKSLNGLESSYNWELSARSSTQYKAVSLGLHQLKSSNKEFVSCLKGQINSHSKMHRPIQHVERVFYTILALIGIPVNLLAIVILSRGKCGVSPCTTRYLVVMAAADLMVIITDVLLRRFRYYYYPQCFLDITPVCSVDWVLYCAARDCSVWFTVTFSFDRFVTICCQKLKTKYCTEKTATVVLATTCILLCLKNIPFYFQYQPVRLINNVPFFCDRKSEFYTEIWWAVLNWVDSILTPLLPFALILLFNVLTVRHILVTSRVRKRLKGETKGENRRDPEMESRRKSVILLFAISGSFILLWFIYVVDIVYFVIQEMNPDGYPPFLFHFRRVGFMLQRLSCCTNTFIYTATMPRFRLKFSNAIKYLDTRIARVMKK, from the exons atgaaaaggaaaaagaaggaaATTATTATGAGTCAGGAAATAGTATTGGGGAAATCGATAGCATTCAAACacaataagtccccagggcctgatactcTGGAACTGAGAAGATTTAATGATCCTAGAAATGGATCTAGAAATATTGATGCATTACCAGCATTTTGTCGACTCTTGAAGAGCCTAAATGGACTGGAGAGTAGCTACAATTGGGAGTTATCGgcta GATCTTCCACACAGTATAAAGCAGTGTCTCTGGGACTGCATCAGCTCAAGAGTTCAAACAAGGAGTTTGTCAGCTGCCTGAAGGGACAGATAAACTCGCACAGTAAAATGCATCGACCAATTCAACATGTGGAAAGAGTCTTCTACACCATCCTTGCCTTAATTGGCATTCCTG TTAATTTGCTGGCGATTGTTATCCTTTCCCGGGGAAAGTGCGGTGTTTCTCCTTGCACAACACGCTACCTCGTGGTTATGGCAGCTGCCGATCTGATGGTCATTATCACTGATGTTCTACTGAGGAGATTTCGCTATTATTATTACCCACAATGCTTCTTGGACATCACTCCTGTGTGTAGTGTTGACTGGGTCCTTTATTGTGCAGCCAGGGACTGCTCTGtgtggttcaccgtcactttctcctttgatcgatttgtgaccatttgttgtcagaagttgaaaacaaaatattgcactgAGAAAACTGCAACTGTGGTTCTCGCAACAACCTGCATCCTGCTCTGTTTGAAAAACATCCCCTTCTATTTTCAATATCAGCCTGTTCGTCTAATCAATAATGTGCCATTCTTCTGTGACAGAAAGTCAGAGTTCTACACTGAGATTTGGTGGGCAGTATTAAATTGGGTTGATTCAATTTTAACCCCTTTACTGCCATTCGCCTTAATCCTGTTGTTCAATGTTTTGACAGTTAGACATATTCTAGTGACCAGTCGAGTCCGGAAGAGGCTCAAGGGTGAGACCAAAGGAGAGAATCGTAgagacccagagatggagagcagaaggaaGTCTGTGATTTTGCTCTTCGCCATATCGGGGAGCTTCATCCTTTTGTGGTTTATCTATGTTGTGGATATTGTATATTTTGTCATTCAAGAAATGAATCCTGATGGCTACCCACCTTTTCTATTTCACTTCAGAAGAGTTGGTTTTATGCTGCAGAGATTAAGTtgttgcacaaacacatttatttatacAGCAACGATGCCCAGGTTCAGATTGAAGTTCAGTaatgcaataaaatatctggataCTCGAATTGCTCGTGTTATGAAGAAATAA